One Neovison vison isolate M4711 chromosome 2, ASM_NN_V1, whole genome shotgun sequence genomic window carries:
- the LZIC gene encoding protein LZIC, with amino-acid sequence MASRGKTETSKLKQNLEEQLDRLMQQLQDLEECRGELDTDEYEETKKETLEQLSEFNDSLKKIMSGNMTLVDELSGMQLAIQAAISQAFKTPEVIRLFAKKQPGQLRTRLAEMDRDLMVGKLDRGLYTQQKVEILTALRKLGEKLTADDEAFLSTNAGAILSQFEKVSTDLGSGDKVLALASFEVEKTKK; translated from the exons ATGGCTTCCAGAGGAAAGACAGAGACAAGCAAATTAAAGCAGAATCTAGAAGAACAGTTGGATAGACTGATGCAGCAGTTGCAAGATCTGGAGGAGTGCAG AGGGGAGCTCGATACAGACGAATATGAAGAAACCAAAAAGGAAACTCTGGAGCAGCTAAGTGAATTTAATGATTCCCTGAAGAAAATCATGTCTGGAAATATGACTCTGGTCGATGAGCTAAGTGGAATGCAGCTG GCTATCCAGGCAGCTATCAGCCAGGCCTTTAAAACCCCAGAGGTCATCAGGTTATTTGCAAAGAAACAACCAGGTCAGCTTCGGACAAGGTTAGCAGAG ATGGACAGAGATCTCATGGTAGGGAAGCTGGACAGAGGCCTGTACACGCAACAGAAAGTGGAGATACTAACAGCTCTCAGGAAACTTGGCGAGAAG ctgACTGCAGATGATGAGGCCTTCCTGTCAACAAATGCAGGTGCTATACTCAGCCAGTTTGAGAAAGTCTCCACAGACCTTG GCTCCGGAGACAAAGTTCTTGCATTGGCAAGTTTCGAagttgaaaaaacaaagaaatga